In one window of Microbacterium sp. PM5 DNA:
- the pdxT gene encoding pyridoxal 5'-phosphate synthase glutaminase subunit PdxT — MVTSGMPRVGVLALQGDVREHVRSLEALGAEAVAVRRPAELATVSGLVIPGGESSVIDKLARTFGLQQPIRAAIADGMPVYGTCAGLILLADRIADGIRGQESVGGLDITVQRNAFGSQIDSFETQLEVAGFDTPVSATFIRAPRVVQTGPEVDVLASLPDGAIVAVRQGALLGTAFHPEMAGETRFHQLLLDLIAARAS; from the coding sequence ATGGTGACGTCCGGGATGCCGCGCGTCGGGGTCCTCGCCCTCCAGGGAGACGTTCGCGAGCACGTCCGGAGCCTGGAGGCGCTGGGCGCGGAGGCCGTCGCGGTGCGCCGGCCCGCCGAGCTGGCCACCGTCTCCGGCCTGGTCATCCCGGGGGGCGAGTCCAGCGTGATCGACAAGCTGGCGCGCACGTTCGGCCTGCAGCAGCCGATCCGCGCTGCGATCGCCGATGGGATGCCGGTGTACGGCACGTGTGCAGGGCTCATCCTGCTGGCGGACCGCATCGCCGATGGTATCCGTGGACAGGAGAGCGTCGGCGGGCTCGACATCACCGTGCAGCGAAACGCCTTCGGCTCACAGATCGACTCGTTCGAAACGCAGCTCGAGGTCGCCGGATTCGACACCCCCGTGTCGGCGACGTTCATCCGAGCGCCGCGGGTGGTGCAGACCGGACCGGAGGTCGACGTGCTGGCCTCGCTGCCGGACGGCGCGATCGTCGCCGTGCGCCAGGGTGCACTGCTCGGCACCGCCTTTCATCCCGAGATGGCGGGGGAGACGCGGTTCCACCAGCTGTTACTCGACCTCATCGCCGCGCGCGCGAGCTGA
- a CDS encoding DUF1697 domain-containing protein has product MTTWVALLRGVNVNGITIRGADLADLMRALGFGEVKTILASGNVRFTADVDVSDRAKLKKRIEDALRERFDYDAWIVLVTLAELDATVSTFPFDADDDARQPYVVFCSEMAVRDALADAAASFDPREDPTQPGFGVVYWSPPKGRTLDTAFGKLLGRAEYKPTTTTRNLRTLVKILR; this is encoded by the coding sequence ATGACCACCTGGGTGGCGCTCCTTCGCGGAGTCAACGTCAACGGCATCACCATCCGCGGCGCCGATCTCGCCGACCTGATGCGCGCGCTCGGCTTCGGCGAGGTGAAGACGATACTGGCCAGCGGCAACGTGCGCTTCACCGCCGACGTCGACGTGTCGGACCGCGCGAAGCTGAAGAAGCGGATCGAAGACGCCCTGCGCGAACGATTCGACTATGACGCCTGGATCGTTCTCGTCACCCTGGCCGAGCTGGACGCGACCGTCTCGACGTTCCCCTTCGACGCCGACGACGACGCCCGCCAGCCCTACGTCGTCTTCTGCAGCGAGATGGCGGTGCGCGACGCGCTGGCGGACGCCGCAGCCTCCTTCGACCCGCGGGAGGATCCGACGCAACCGGGGTTCGGCGTCGTCTACTGGAGCCCGCCGAAGGGGCGCACCCTCGACACCGCATTCGGAAAGCTGCTCGGACGCGCCGAGTACAAGCCGACGACCACGACACGAAACCTCCGCACGCTCGTCAAGATCCTCCGCTGA
- a CDS encoding YebC/PmpR family DNA-binding transcriptional regulator gives MSGHSKWATTKHKKAVIDSRRAKSWAKLIKNIEVAAKLGGPDLQGNPTLFDAVLKAKKTSVPKDNIDRAIKRGAGIGGESVEYSSIMYEGYGPNGVALMIECLTDNKNRAAAEVRTALSRNGGTLADPGSVAYNFSRKGVIVVSEDNASEDDIMLAALEAGAEEIEPHAQGFEVITEASDLVAVRSALTEAGIEYESADVEFVPNLKVEIDAETARKIFRLIDALEDSDDVQNVFSNFDLSAEVQAELEDDE, from the coding sequence ATGTCCGGACACTCCAAATGGGCCACGACCAAGCACAAGAAGGCGGTCATCGACTCCCGCCGCGCGAAGTCGTGGGCGAAGCTCATCAAGAACATCGAAGTCGCCGCCAAGCTCGGCGGCCCGGACCTGCAGGGAAACCCGACCCTGTTCGACGCGGTCCTCAAGGCCAAGAAGACTTCGGTCCCGAAGGACAACATCGACCGCGCCATCAAGCGCGGTGCCGGTATCGGCGGCGAGTCGGTCGAGTACTCGTCCATCATGTACGAGGGATACGGCCCCAACGGCGTCGCCCTCATGATCGAGTGTCTGACCGACAACAAGAACCGCGCCGCCGCCGAGGTGCGCACCGCCCTCAGCCGCAACGGCGGAACCCTCGCCGACCCGGGATCGGTCGCCTACAACTTCTCCCGCAAGGGCGTCATCGTCGTCTCCGAAGACAACGCGAGCGAGGACGACATCATGCTCGCTGCCCTTGAGGCCGGCGCCGAGGAGATCGAGCCGCACGCGCAGGGCTTCGAAGTCATCACCGAGGCATCCGACCTCGTCGCCGTGCGCTCCGCGCTGACCGAGGCCGGCATCGAGTACGAGTCGGCCGACGTCGAGTTCGTGCCGAACCTCAAGGTCGAGATCGACGCCGAAACGGCCCGCAAGATCTTCCGCCTGATCGACGCGCTCGAAGACAGCGACGACGTGCAGAACGTCTTCAGCAACTTCGACTTGAGCGCCGAGGTGCAGGCCGAACTCGAAGACGACGAGTAA
- the ruvC gene encoding crossover junction endodeoxyribonuclease RuvC, with the protein MASALRVLGIDPGLTRCGVGVVDVRPDRSAALVHVGVVRSGAELPVAERLALIARGLREVLATHRPDVVAVERVFAQQNRSTVMGTAQASGIALLLAAEHGLPAATHTPSEVKAAITGYGSADKRQVQTMVARVLRLDALPQPADAADALAIALCHGWRRDASAGSAVSGTLTPAQRAWADAEKKAARR; encoded by the coding sequence GTGGCATCCGCTCTGCGCGTCCTCGGCATCGACCCGGGCCTGACCCGGTGCGGCGTCGGCGTCGTCGACGTGCGCCCCGACCGGTCGGCGGCACTCGTCCACGTGGGCGTGGTCCGCTCGGGCGCCGAGCTTCCCGTCGCCGAACGTCTCGCCCTCATCGCGCGGGGGCTGCGGGAGGTGCTCGCGACACACCGCCCGGACGTGGTCGCCGTCGAGCGGGTGTTCGCCCAGCAGAACCGCAGCACGGTGATGGGCACCGCGCAGGCCAGCGGCATCGCGCTGCTCCTCGCCGCCGAACACGGCCTGCCCGCCGCCACGCACACCCCCTCCGAGGTCAAGGCGGCGATCACCGGCTACGGCTCCGCCGACAAGCGGCAGGTGCAGACGATGGTCGCGCGCGTGCTGCGCCTGGATGCCCTGCCGCAGCCGGCCGACGCCGCCGATGCCCTCGCCATCGCCCTCTGCCACGGGTGGCGCCGCGACGCCTCCGCGGGCAGCGCCGTCTCGGGCACCCTCACCCCGGCCCAACGGGCGTGGGCGGATGCCGAGAAGAAGGCGGCGCGACGCTGA
- the ruvA gene encoding Holliday junction branch migration protein RuvA: MISSLRGRVLHLDAESAIVEVGGVGFSVSVPAALARSLHVGDETTLHTALIVREDALSLFGFADREELTVFHHLLSVSGVGPKSALGVLSSLSVDQIAHAVADEDDAPFRRVSGIGPKTAKLIVVQLAGKLHVTGAASRAAAGPASGDIAGQVVAALTALGWNERTSVEAVTLVLDAATDADSRSVPVLLKLALAQLGPARPERAGV; encoded by the coding sequence ATGATCTCCTCGCTGCGCGGCCGTGTGCTGCATCTGGACGCCGAGTCGGCGATCGTCGAGGTCGGAGGCGTGGGCTTCAGCGTGTCGGTGCCCGCCGCCCTGGCCCGCTCGCTCCACGTCGGCGACGAGACGACGCTGCACACCGCACTCATCGTGCGGGAGGACGCCCTGTCGCTGTTCGGCTTCGCCGACCGCGAAGAACTCACCGTCTTCCATCACTTGCTCAGCGTGTCGGGCGTGGGCCCGAAGTCCGCCCTCGGCGTGCTGTCATCGCTCAGCGTCGATCAGATCGCGCACGCCGTCGCCGACGAGGACGACGCCCCCTTCCGGCGCGTTTCCGGGATCGGCCCCAAGACCGCCAAGCTCATCGTGGTGCAGCTCGCGGGCAAGCTCCACGTGACCGGAGCAGCGAGTCGAGCGGCCGCCGGGCCCGCCTCCGGCGACATCGCCGGTCAGGTCGTCGCTGCGCTCACCGCCCTCGGGTGGAACGAGCGCACCAGCGTCGAGGCGGTGACGCTGGTGCTGGATGCCGCGACCGACGCCGATAGCCGGTCGGTGCCGGTGCTGTTGAAGCTCGCCCTCGCCCAGCTGGGGCCCGCCCGTCCGGAGCGCGCCGGTGTCTGA
- the ruvB gene encoding Holliday junction branch migration DNA helicase RuvB, whose amino-acid sequence MSEPHDPALAQDETELAVEGALRPASLAEFVGQQKVRGQLQLLLDAARIQQRPPDHILLSGPPGLGKTTLAMIVAHESERPLRLSSGPAIQHAGDLAALLSSLVPGEVLFIDEIHRMARSAEEMLYLAMEDFRIDIMVGKGAGATSIPLDLAPFTLVGATTRSGLLPNPLRDRFGFTAHLEYYEPDELEQVISRSATVLGVDLPRTARAEIARRSRGTPRIANRLLRRVRDYVIVHGSRASSATDAHVAAALELYDVDAIGLDRLDRAVLDAVVRRFRGGPVGLSTLAVTVGEEAETIESVVEPYLVRIGFLGRTPRGRVATPEAYAHLRVPRPDGALRFDDL is encoded by the coding sequence GTGTCTGAGCCGCACGATCCCGCCCTGGCGCAAGACGAGACCGAGCTCGCTGTCGAGGGCGCGCTGCGACCGGCATCCCTCGCCGAGTTCGTCGGCCAGCAGAAGGTGCGCGGACAGCTCCAGCTGCTGCTCGATGCGGCGCGCATCCAACAGCGTCCGCCGGATCACATCCTGCTGTCCGGGCCGCCCGGGCTCGGAAAGACGACTCTCGCGATGATCGTGGCGCACGAGAGCGAGCGCCCCCTGCGTCTGTCGAGCGGACCGGCCATCCAGCATGCGGGCGATCTCGCCGCGCTGCTGTCGAGCCTGGTGCCCGGTGAGGTGCTCTTCATCGACGAGATCCACCGGATGGCGCGTTCCGCAGAGGAGATGCTGTATCTCGCCATGGAGGATTTCCGCATCGACATCATGGTGGGAAAGGGAGCCGGAGCCACCAGCATCCCGCTCGATCTGGCGCCGTTCACCCTCGTGGGCGCGACCACCAGGTCGGGTCTGCTGCCCAACCCGCTGCGCGATCGCTTCGGATTCACCGCTCACCTGGAGTATTACGAACCCGACGAGCTGGAACAGGTGATCTCGCGCTCGGCAACCGTGCTCGGCGTCGATCTGCCCCGCACGGCCCGCGCCGAGATCGCCCGACGCTCCCGCGGCACACCCCGCATCGCGAACCGCCTCCTGCGGCGGGTGCGCGACTACGTCATCGTGCACGGATCCCGTGCATCGTCGGCGACGGATGCGCACGTCGCGGCTGCGTTGGAGCTCTACGACGTCGACGCGATCGGACTTGATCGCCTCGACCGCGCGGTGCTGGACGCCGTCGTCCGTCGTTTCCGCGGGGGACCGGTCGGTCTCAGCACGCTCGCGGTGACGGTCGGCGAGGAAGCTGAGACGATCGAATCGGTCGTCGAGCCCTATCTCGTGCGCATCGGCTTTCTCGGGCGCACGCCGCGGGGACGGGTGGCCACGCCCGAGGCCTACGCGCACCTGCGCGTGCCCAGGCCGGACGGGGCGCTCAGATTCGATGACCTATAA
- a CDS encoding preprotein translocase subunit YajC produces MDWILLVAMVALLGFMFWSSRKRAAKMKAEQEAKARAMLPGVKVLLQGGLYGVLVSYDGEDLSKAATVELAPGVAVEVHSQAILRVVDEEDGTVTEDEFIEAEADRAEYEGDVANGIISSVSDDRAAAAGEQKAEPGDAKPHA; encoded by the coding sequence ATGGATTGGATTCTGCTCGTCGCGATGGTGGCGCTGCTCGGCTTCATGTTCTGGAGCTCCCGCAAGCGCGCCGCCAAGATGAAGGCGGAGCAGGAAGCCAAGGCGCGAGCGATGCTCCCCGGCGTCAAGGTCCTGCTGCAGGGCGGCCTGTACGGCGTGCTCGTCTCCTACGACGGTGAGGACCTGTCGAAGGCGGCGACCGTCGAGCTCGCGCCGGGCGTCGCGGTCGAGGTCCACAGCCAGGCCATCCTGCGCGTCGTCGACGAGGAAGACGGCACCGTCACCGAGGACGAGTTCATCGAAGCCGAGGCCGACCGGGCCGAGTACGAGGGCGACGTCGCGAACGGCATCATCTCGTCGGTGAGCGACGACCGCGCCGCCGCGGCCGGCGAGCAGAAGGCCGAGCCCGGCGACGCCAAGCCGCACGCCTGA